From one Enterococcus sp. DIV2402 genomic stretch:
- a CDS encoding xanthine phosphoribosyltransferase: MEELVSRIQKDGNVLGEGVLKVDSFVTHQVDPELMEKMGARFAEVFAESGITKVVTIEASGIAPALYAAKQLNVPMIFARKAKSLTMDEELLTSSVYSFTKQVTSTISISRKFLSNEDKVLIIDDFLANGQAAKGLIELCRQAGAQVEGVGIVIEKSFQDGRQLLEDMGIRVVSLARIASLADGEVAFREADA, from the coding sequence ATGGAAGAATTAGTTAGTCGTATTCAAAAAGATGGAAATGTTTTAGGAGAAGGTGTGTTAAAAGTCGATAGTTTTGTCACTCACCAAGTTGATCCTGAATTAATGGAAAAAATGGGTGCTCGTTTTGCAGAAGTATTTGCAGAAAGTGGTATCACTAAAGTTGTAACGATCGAAGCATCAGGTATTGCTCCTGCATTATACGCAGCGAAACAATTAAACGTCCCAATGATTTTTGCTCGTAAAGCCAAAAGTTTAACGATGGATGAGGAGTTATTAACTAGTTCTGTTTATTCATTTACAAAACAAGTGACAAGTACTATTTCAATTTCACGTAAATTTTTAAGTAATGAAGACAAAGTATTAATTATTGATGACTTTTTAGCGAATGGTCAAGCAGCAAAAGGGTTGATTGAATTATGTCGCCAAGCAGGTGCACAAGTGGAAGGTGTTGGGATTGTGATTGAAAAATCCTTCCAAGACGGTCGTCAATTGTTAGAAGATATGGGAATTCGTGTTGTATCGTTGGCACGTATTGCATCACTAGCTGATGGGGAGGTAGCCTTCCGTGAAGCAGATGCGTAA
- a CDS encoding nucleobase:cation symporter-2 family protein, with protein sequence MRNQTNEENGKAALVGLQHLLAMYAGAVAVPLLIGTGLGMDAQQMTYLISMDIFMCGLATLLQLTATKYFGIGLPVILGCAIQVVGPAIMIGSQAGIGALFGSIIVAGLFLILTAGIFSKIRVLFPTIVTGTVITVIGLTLIPVAISKMGGGDVSMSNFGEPSYLIQAFVTIALIIGVQAFGRGFIRSIAVLIGLAGGTLLAYFMGNVNFSAISQAPVFQIPHPFYFGMPTFDLVSIVLMIIIVIVCMVESTGVYFALGDITEQEVTGADLKRGYRTEGLAILLGGIFNTFPHTGFSQNVGLVQLSGIKTKLPIYFAAIFLIILGLFPKIGALAQVIPEPVLGGGMLVMFGMVAVAGMRMLAKVDFNNDRNLLIVAVSIGCGLGFNMMPQLFERLPQTLQLFTSNGIVMSSLTAVVLNLILNGVKNKE encoded by the coding sequence ATGCGTAATCAGACAAATGAAGAGAATGGCAAAGCAGCTCTAGTTGGTTTACAACATTTATTAGCAATGTATGCAGGAGCAGTAGCCGTTCCGCTATTGATTGGTACAGGATTGGGCATGGATGCGCAACAGATGACGTACTTAATTTCAATGGATATTTTCATGTGTGGATTGGCAACCTTGTTACAATTAACTGCAACAAAGTATTTTGGAATTGGGTTACCCGTTATTTTGGGTTGTGCAATCCAAGTAGTTGGACCAGCTATCATGATTGGTTCTCAAGCAGGTATTGGTGCATTATTTGGTTCCATTATTGTCGCAGGTTTATTTTTAATTTTAACGGCTGGAATCTTTTCTAAAATTAGAGTGTTGTTTCCTACAATTGTTACGGGGACCGTTATTACCGTTATTGGTTTGACCTTAATTCCTGTAGCGATTAGTAAAATGGGTGGTGGCGATGTCTCTATGAGTAATTTTGGTGAACCAAGTTACTTAATTCAAGCTTTTGTAACGATTGCACTAATTATTGGCGTTCAAGCCTTTGGTCGCGGATTTATTCGTTCGATTGCCGTCTTGATTGGATTAGCTGGCGGCACGTTATTAGCCTATTTCATGGGGAATGTCAATTTCTCAGCGATTAGTCAAGCACCTGTTTTTCAAATTCCACATCCCTTTTATTTTGGAATGCCTACATTTGACCTTGTATCAATTGTTTTAATGATTATTATTGTGATTGTCTGTATGGTTGAGTCTACAGGAGTTTATTTTGCTTTAGGTGATATTACTGAACAAGAAGTAACTGGCGCAGATTTAAAACGCGGGTATCGTACTGAAGGTTTAGCTATTTTATTAGGCGGAATTTTTAACACATTTCCTCATACAGGATTTTCACAAAACGTTGGTCTAGTTCAGCTTTCAGGAATCAAAACCAAATTACCAATTTATTTTGCTGCTATCTTTTTAATTATTTTAGGTCTATTTCCTAAAATTGGTGCTTTGGCCCAAGTTATTCCAGAACCTGTTTTAGGGGGAGGTATGTTGGTAATGTTTGGCATGGTAGCTGTTGCAGGAATGCGTATGTTAGCAAAAGTGGATTTCAACAATGATAGAAATTTATTAATTGTTGCAGTATCGATTGGTTGTGGTCTAGGATTTAATATGATGCCACAACTATTTGAACGTTTACCACAAACATTACAATTATTTACAAGCAACGGAATTGTTATGAGCAGTTTAACAGCAGTTGTTTTGAACTTGATCTTAAATGGAGTCAAAAACAAAGAATAA
- the purE gene encoding 5-(carboxyamino)imidazole ribonucleotide mutase, producing the protein MKPLVAVVMGSTSDWETMKGACDSLDELGVPYEKKVVSAHRTPDFMFSFAENARENGLKVIIAGAGGAAHLPGMIAAKTTLPVIGVPVQSRTLNGLDSLLSIVQMPGGVPVATTAIGKAGAINAGILAAQMLSMYDLKVAEKLAQKRKQMEESVMESSDQLG; encoded by the coding sequence ATGAAACCTTTAGTTGCTGTTGTTATGGGGAGCACCTCAGATTGGGAAACAATGAAAGGTGCTTGCGATAGTTTAGATGAACTAGGCGTACCGTATGAAAAGAAAGTTGTTTCCGCACACCGTACCCCCGATTTTATGTTTTCTTTTGCTGAGAATGCTCGTGAAAATGGGTTGAAAGTAATTATCGCTGGTGCAGGAGGAGCGGCACATTTACCGGGGATGATTGCAGCGAAAACTACGTTACCAGTAATTGGTGTTCCGGTGCAATCACGAACATTAAATGGGTTAGATTCCTTATTATCAATTGTACAAATGCCAGGTGGGGTACCAGTTGCGACAACAGCAATTGGAAAAGCTGGTGCAATCAACGCAGGAATACTTGCGGCACAGATGCTTTCAATGTATGATTTAAAGGTAGCAGAAAAACTTGCTCAAAAACGTAAACAAATGGAAGAATCAGTAATGGAAAGTAGTGATCAACTTGGTTAA
- the purK gene encoding 5-(carboxyamino)imidazole ribonucleotide synthase: MVKPLMPGATIGIVGGGQLGRMMTISAKQMGFRVGVLDPMENCPTAQIADWHIIADYDDILALEEMAKRSDVMTYEFENVSVEALNAILPFCDVPQGTDLLAITQDRLLEKSFLEANNIVIAPYATIISPTDIQDAIEHIGYPCVLKTTRGGYDGKGQYVLKSRTDLASSMNLLREGTCELEAWIPFDKELSIMVAGNGREYTTFPVVENIHRNNILHETIAPANIPQDVAKEVERIAKVIAKALDLRGVLGIELFLTKTGSIYVNELAPRPHNSGHYSIEACSMSQFDAHIRGICGWPLADAHLLSNAVMVNILGEHLAATYQMIARKPDWQFHYYGKNEAKKGRKMGHITIVTEDVQQTLEEIEKTKIWD; this comes from the coding sequence TTGGTTAAACCTTTGATGCCGGGTGCAACGATTGGAATCGTTGGTGGCGGTCAATTGGGTCGAATGATGACCATAAGTGCAAAACAAATGGGTTTTCGTGTAGGAGTATTAGACCCCATGGAAAACTGTCCGACAGCACAAATTGCTGATTGGCATATTATCGCTGACTACGATGATATTTTAGCGTTAGAAGAAATGGCAAAACGAAGCGATGTTATGACGTATGAATTTGAAAATGTTAGTGTGGAAGCACTAAATGCCATTTTACCGTTTTGCGATGTACCTCAAGGAACCGATTTATTGGCAATTACTCAAGATCGTTTGTTAGAAAAATCTTTTTTAGAGGCAAATAATATTGTCATCGCGCCATATGCTACAATTATTAGTCCTACCGATATTCAAGATGCGATTGAGCATATTGGTTATCCGTGTGTCTTAAAAACAACGCGTGGTGGCTATGACGGTAAAGGTCAATATGTTTTAAAAAGTCGTACAGACCTTGCATCATCAATGAATTTATTACGTGAAGGAACATGTGAATTAGAAGCATGGATTCCCTTTGATAAAGAACTATCAATTATGGTAGCAGGAAATGGTCGAGAATATACCACTTTCCCAGTGGTTGAAAATATTCATCGCAATAATATTTTGCATGAAACTATTGCGCCTGCAAATATTCCTCAAGATGTAGCCAAAGAAGTAGAACGAATTGCCAAAGTCATTGCGAAAGCGTTAGATTTACGCGGTGTCTTAGGAATTGAATTATTTTTAACTAAAACTGGTAGCATCTATGTCAATGAATTAGCACCACGTCCACATAATTCGGGTCACTATTCTATTGAGGCATGTAGTATGAGTCAATTTGACGCGCATATTCGTGGTATTTGTGGCTGGCCATTAGCAGATGCGCATTTATTAAGTAATGCTGTGATGGTCAACATTTTAGGCGAGCATTTAGCAGCAACGTATCAAATGATTGCACGTAAGCCTGACTGGCAATTTCATTATTATGGCAAAAATGAAGCTAAAAAAGGACGAAAGATGGGGCATATTACCATTGTCACTGAAGATGTGCAGCAAACTTTAGAAGAAATCGAAAAAACAAAAATTTGGGATTAA
- the purB gene encoding adenylosuccinate lyase, with protein MLERYTRPEMGKIWTDENRYQAWLEVEILADEAWAELGEIPKEDVAKIRENASFDIQRILEIEEQTRHDVVAFTRAVSETLGDESKWVHYGLTSTDVVDTAYGYLMKQANDILRQDLQRLTDIIGEKAKEHKHTVTMGRTHGVHAEPTTFGLKLALWYSEMKRNIERFEHAAKGVEAGKISGAVGTFANIPPFVEEYVCTKLGIRPQEISTQVLPRDLHAEYFSAMALIATSIEKFATEIRGLQKSETREVEEFFAKGQKGSSAMPHKRNPIGSENMTGLARVVRGHMITAYENVTLWHERDISHSSAERIIIPDTTILLNYMLNRFGNIVKNLTVFPENMKRNMEATFGLIYSQRVMLKLIDHGMTREQAYDLVQPHTAKAWDDQTAFRPLLEADKKVTQVLTKEDLDDAFDYNHHLKNVDTIFERVGLGNN; from the coding sequence ATGTTAGAACGTTATACACGACCTGAAATGGGCAAAATTTGGACAGATGAAAATCGCTATCAAGCGTGGTTAGAAGTGGAAATCTTAGCAGATGAAGCTTGGGCTGAGCTTGGTGAAATCCCAAAAGAAGATGTTGCAAAAATTCGTGAAAATGCCTCATTTGATATTCAACGCATTTTAGAAATTGAAGAACAAACAAGACATGACGTGGTTGCTTTTACGCGTGCCGTTTCAGAAACATTAGGCGATGAAAGTAAGTGGGTACATTATGGTTTAACTTCAACAGATGTCGTGGATACAGCATACGGTTATTTAATGAAACAAGCCAATGATATTTTGCGTCAAGATTTGCAACGTTTAACAGATATTATTGGTGAAAAAGCTAAAGAACATAAACATACAGTAACGATGGGGCGCACGCATGGAGTGCATGCAGAACCAACTACTTTCGGGTTGAAATTAGCTTTGTGGTATTCTGAAATGAAACGCAATATCGAACGTTTCGAACATGCTGCTAAAGGTGTGGAAGCTGGGAAAATTAGTGGTGCAGTAGGAACGTTTGCCAATATACCACCATTTGTTGAAGAATATGTGTGTACAAAATTAGGTATTCGCCCGCAAGAAATTTCTACTCAAGTCTTACCAAGAGACTTACATGCGGAATATTTTTCAGCGATGGCTTTGATTGCAACAAGCATTGAAAAATTTGCAACAGAAATTCGTGGCTTACAAAAATCAGAAACACGTGAAGTAGAAGAGTTTTTTGCAAAAGGACAAAAAGGTTCTTCAGCTATGCCTCATAAACGTAATCCAATTGGTTCTGAAAATATGACTGGTTTAGCACGTGTCGTTCGTGGACATATGATTACTGCATACGAAAATGTTACATTGTGGCATGAACGTGATATTTCCCATTCTTCAGCAGAGCGTATCATTATTCCTGATACAACTATTCTATTAAATTACATGTTAAATCGTTTTGGCAATATCGTGAAAAATTTGACTGTTTTCCCAGAAAATATGAAACGTAACATGGAAGCAACATTTGGTTTGATTTATAGTCAGCGTGTGATGTTAAAATTGATTGATCATGGGATGACACGTGAGCAAGCCTATGACTTAGTTCAACCACATACAGCAAAAGCATGGGATGATCAAACTGCTTTTCGTCCTTTGTTAGAAGCTGATAAAAAAGTAACCCAAGTGTTAACAAAAGAAGATTTAGATGATGCCTTCGATTACAATCATCACTTAAAAAATGTGGATACCATTTTTGAACGTGTTGGTTTAGGCAATAATTAA
- the purC gene encoding phosphoribosylaminoimidazolesuccinocarboxamide synthase translates to MEKRSLAYEGKAKKLYETDDESVFLVEYLDQATALNGAKKDAVKGKGQMNNQITSQIFEKLTVKGIQSHFIEKISKNEQLVKRVEMIPLEIVVRNVAAGSFSKRLDITEGTDLPFPITEFYYKEDRLDDPFINDDHVAFLQVATKEEVQKIKELALQVNHLLQELFLSIDIRLIDFKIEVGRTEDGTILLADEISPDTCRLWDVNTNDHLDKDVYRRDLGDLIPVYEEVLQRLEEKGA, encoded by the coding sequence ATGGAAAAAAGATCATTAGCTTATGAAGGTAAAGCTAAAAAGCTATATGAAACAGACGATGAATCAGTGTTTTTAGTTGAATATCTAGATCAGGCAACTGCATTAAATGGTGCGAAAAAAGACGCTGTTAAAGGCAAAGGGCAAATGAATAATCAAATCACTTCCCAAATTTTTGAAAAACTAACTGTTAAAGGTATTCAAAGTCATTTTATTGAAAAAATATCTAAAAACGAACAATTAGTGAAACGAGTTGAAATGATTCCCTTAGAAATTGTTGTGAGAAATGTGGCTGCTGGGAGCTTTTCAAAACGATTGGATATAACGGAAGGGACCGATTTGCCATTTCCAATCACCGAATTTTATTACAAAGAAGATCGTTTAGATGATCCATTCATCAATGATGACCATGTTGCTTTTTTACAAGTCGCAACGAAAGAAGAAGTACAAAAAATTAAAGAACTTGCATTGCAAGTGAATCATTTGCTGCAAGAATTATTTCTTTCAATTGATATTCGTTTGATTGATTTTAAAATTGAAGTTGGACGTACTGAGGATGGCACTATTTTATTGGCTGATGAAATTTCGCCAGATACCTGCCGTTTATGGGATGTTAACACCAATGATCATTTAGATAAAGATGTTTATCGTCGTGATTTAGGCGATTTAATTCCAGTATATGAAGAAGTATTACAAAGATTAGAAGAAAAAGGAGCGTAA
- the purS gene encoding phosphoribosylformylglycinamidine synthase subunit PurS produces MYFVKVFVTYKESVLDPQGEAVKGAVHRLGYDEIDEIRIGKYFEIKVAKSDRPVEEAIEEICDKLLANVNMETYRYEIVATEEV; encoded by the coding sequence ATGTATTTCGTAAAAGTATTTGTCACATATAAAGAGTCAGTTTTAGATCCTCAAGGGGAAGCAGTGAAAGGTGCAGTTCATCGTTTAGGCTATGATGAAATCGACGAAATTCGTATTGGGAAGTATTTTGAAATTAAAGTGGCAAAATCTGATCGTCCAGTTGAAGAGGCGATTGAAGAAATTTGCGATAAATTATTAGCAAATGTCAATATGGAAACCTATCGCTATGAAATTGTAGCAACGGAGGAAGTTTAA
- the purQ gene encoding phosphoribosylformylglycinamidine synthase subunit PurQ, translating into MKFAVIVFPGSNCDMDMLWAIKDVMGAEAEYVRHDADSLEGFDGVLLPGGFSYGDYLRCGAIARFSAIMQEVIRFADEGKPVFGTCNGFQVLTEAGLLPGALRRNESLHFICKTTSLKVVNNQTKFTSEYEQDEIIRIPVAHGEGNYYCDEQTLASLEANNQIVFKYEENINGSLKNIAGICNEKGNVLGMMPHPERAMESLLGSEDGKKFFASILKNFGKVSV; encoded by the coding sequence ATGAAATTTGCAGTCATTGTTTTTCCAGGTTCAAACTGTGATATGGATATGCTTTGGGCAATCAAGGATGTCATGGGTGCTGAAGCTGAATACGTTCGCCACGATGCAGACTCGCTTGAAGGATTTGATGGTGTCTTGTTACCAGGAGGTTTTTCTTATGGAGACTACTTACGTTGTGGGGCAATCGCTCGTTTTTCTGCAATTATGCAAGAGGTGATTCGTTTTGCGGATGAAGGCAAACCAGTCTTTGGTACTTGTAATGGATTTCAAGTGTTGACAGAAGCTGGATTATTACCGGGAGCTCTTCGCCGTAACGAGTCACTCCATTTTATTTGTAAAACAACGTCTTTAAAAGTTGTTAATAATCAAACAAAATTTACTTCCGAATATGAGCAAGATGAAATTATTCGTATTCCAGTTGCGCATGGCGAAGGAAATTATTACTGTGATGAACAAACGTTAGCATCTTTGGAAGCGAATAATCAAATTGTATTCAAATATGAAGAAAACATTAATGGTAGTCTAAAAAATATTGCCGGAATTTGTAATGAAAAAGGTAATGTATTAGGTATGATGCCACATCCTGAACGTGCGATGGAATCATTGTTAGGGTCAGAAGATGGGAAAAAATTCTTTGCCTCTATTTTGAAAAACTTCGGAAAGGTGTCTGTATAA
- the purL gene encoding phosphoribosylformylglycinamidine synthase subunit PurL encodes MIKVEPTPQEIKEQRIYSQWGLTDEEYRMIEEDILGRMPNYTETGLFSVMWSEHCSYKNSKPVLRKFPTSGPQVLQGPGEGAGIVDIGDGQAVVFKAESHNHPSAVEPYEGAATGVGGIIRDIFSMGARPIAILDSLRFGELDNERTKYLLEEVVAGISGYGNCIGIPTVGGEVQFDACYEGNPLVNAMCVGLIDHKDIQKGQAKGVGNAIMYVGAKTGRDGIHGATFASEEFVEGEEQQRSAVQVGDPFMEKLLLEACLELILDHSDILVGIQDMGAAGLVSSSSEMASKAGSGLKLYLDDVPQRETGMTPYEMMLSESQERMLICVQQGHEEEVVELFAKYDLDAVSIGEVTEDGLYRLYHHGEEVANLPVDALAEDAPTYHKERQEPARIQEFAALEDFVPTIENPSETLLDLLQQPTIASKKSIYETYDSQVRTNTVVPPGSDAAVLRIRGTEKALAMTTDCNSRYLYLNPEVGGQIAVAEAARNIVASGGKPLAITDCLNYGSPDKPEGFWELWTSADGISEACRILDTPVISGNVSLYNETNGKAIYPTPMIGMVGLIENLAHITTQDFKNADDLIYVIGETKADFNGSEIQKRQVGKIEGKLMVFDLTTEKTVQDFVLEAIQAGLIASAHDSAEGGLAIALAEATFKNELGIDVSLDMPKEWLFSETQSRFVVSVKPENQVAFEELLGDLGQYIGKVTTTGQLKITAQNDEINVDTQVAKRLWEEAIPCLMK; translated from the coding sequence ATGATAAAAGTAGAACCAACTCCTCAAGAGATTAAAGAACAACGTATTTATTCACAATGGGGGTTAACCGATGAAGAATATCGAATGATTGAAGAAGATATTTTAGGGCGGATGCCAAATTATACCGAAACAGGACTATTCTCGGTGATGTGGAGCGAACATTGTTCTTATAAAAATTCTAAACCTGTTTTACGCAAATTCCCAACAAGTGGCCCACAAGTGCTTCAAGGTCCAGGAGAAGGAGCCGGAATCGTTGATATTGGTGATGGTCAAGCAGTTGTATTTAAAGCCGAAAGTCACAATCATCCATCGGCGGTTGAACCTTATGAGGGAGCTGCGACTGGTGTCGGTGGGATTATCCGTGACATTTTTAGTATGGGCGCGCGTCCAATTGCTATTTTAGATTCTTTACGCTTTGGTGAGTTAGATAATGAACGGACAAAATATTTATTAGAAGAAGTCGTTGCAGGGATTAGTGGGTATGGAAATTGTATTGGTATTCCTACTGTTGGGGGCGAAGTGCAATTTGATGCTTGTTATGAAGGCAATCCGCTAGTGAATGCAATGTGTGTTGGTTTAATCGACCATAAAGATATTCAAAAAGGTCAAGCAAAAGGTGTCGGTAATGCCATTATGTATGTTGGCGCGAAAACTGGACGTGATGGGATTCATGGGGCGACATTTGCTTCTGAAGAATTTGTCGAAGGAGAAGAGCAACAACGTTCTGCTGTTCAAGTGGGCGATCCATTCATGGAAAAATTATTGTTAGAAGCTTGTTTGGAATTAATTTTAGATCATAGTGATATTCTAGTTGGAATTCAAGATATGGGAGCAGCTGGTTTGGTTTCTTCTAGTTCTGAAATGGCTTCAAAAGCCGGTTCAGGTTTGAAACTTTATTTAGATGATGTACCACAACGTGAAACGGGTATGACTCCTTATGAAATGATGTTATCTGAGTCACAAGAAAGAATGCTGATTTGTGTCCAACAAGGTCATGAAGAAGAAGTCGTTGAGTTATTTGCGAAATATGATTTAGATGCAGTGTCTATTGGAGAAGTAACAGAGGATGGGTTATATCGTCTTTATCATCATGGAGAAGAAGTTGCCAACTTACCAGTAGATGCGTTAGCAGAAGATGCACCAACTTATCACAAAGAACGTCAAGAACCAGCACGTATTCAAGAATTTGCTGCATTAGAAGATTTTGTACCAACGATTGAAAATCCTTCTGAAACATTGCTGGATTTATTGCAACAACCAACAATTGCTTCTAAAAAATCAATTTATGAGACCTATGATTCACAAGTACGTACAAATACAGTCGTTCCACCAGGGAGTGATGCTGCGGTGTTACGAATTCGTGGAACTGAAAAAGCGTTAGCAATGACGACTGATTGTAATAGCCGTTACTTATATTTGAATCCGGAAGTTGGCGGACAAATTGCTGTTGCAGAAGCCGCACGTAATATTGTAGCTAGTGGTGGGAAACCATTAGCAATCACGGATTGTTTAAACTATGGTTCACCAGATAAACCAGAAGGCTTCTGGGAATTATGGACATCAGCGGATGGGATTTCTGAAGCTTGCCGTATATTAGATACGCCGGTTATTTCCGGAAATGTTTCTTTATACAATGAAACCAATGGAAAAGCAATCTATCCAACACCAATGATTGGTATGGTTGGTTTGATTGAAAATCTTGCTCATATTACCACACAAGATTTTAAAAACGCAGATGATTTAATTTATGTGATTGGTGAAACAAAAGCTGATTTTAATGGAAGCGAAATTCAAAAACGACAAGTAGGAAAAATCGAAGGAAAATTAATGGTGTTTGATTTGACTACGGAAAAAACGGTTCAAGATTTTGTGTTAGAAGCGATTCAAGCAGGGCTAATTGCTAGTGCGCATGATAGCGCAGAAGGTGGACTGGCGATTGCTTTAGCTGAAGCAACTTTTAAAAATGAATTGGGCATTGATGTTTCATTAGATATGCCAAAAGAATGGTTGTTCTCAGAAACACAATCACGTTTTGTAGTGAGTGTCAAACCGGAAAATCAAGTAGCATTTGAGGAGTTACTAGGTGATTTAGGCCAATATATCGGAAAAGTTACGACAACTGGTCAATTAAAGATTACTGCTCAAAATGACGAAATTAATGTAGACACACAAGTAGCTAAACGATTATGGGAGGAAGCTATTCCATGTCTTATGAAGTAA
- the purF gene encoding amidophosphoribosyltransferase yields MSYEVKSLNEECGVFGVWGHPDASRVVYFGLHSLQHRGQEGAGIVSNDQGRLRGHRDLGLLSEVFSDENKLTKLKGNAAIGHVRYATAGNGSVDNIQPFLFKFYDSQIALAHNGNLTNAKTLRRELEKDGAIFHSNSDTEILMHLIRRSQQPTLNGQLKEALNQVKGGFAYLLITEDAIVAALDPNGFRPLSIGQMKNGAYVIASETCALEVSGAAFVRDVQPGELVIINEEGITIEQYTTETQHAICAMEYIYFARPDSNIARVNVHTARKEMGRRLAQEAPVEADMVIGVPNSSLSAASGYAEYSGIPYELGLVKNQYVARTFIQPTQELREQGVRMKLSAVRGVVEGKRVILVDDSIVRGTTSRRIVNLLKEAGAKEVHLRIASPPLKYPCFYGIDIQTRKELIAANHSIEEIKECVKSDTLAFLSEQGLIDSIGLTFDAPYSGLCMAYFNGDYPTPLYDYEEQYQASLQEQTSFF; encoded by the coding sequence ATGTCTTATGAAGTAAAAAGTTTAAACGAAGAGTGTGGCGTTTTCGGTGTGTGGGGACATCCGGATGCGTCCCGCGTAGTTTACTTTGGTCTGCACAGTTTACAGCACCGGGGACAAGAAGGTGCTGGGATTGTTTCAAATGATCAAGGGCGCTTACGTGGACATCGTGATTTAGGGTTGTTATCTGAAGTGTTTTCAGATGAAAATAAATTGACTAAGTTAAAAGGAAATGCCGCAATTGGGCATGTTCGTTATGCAACAGCGGGGAATGGTAGCGTAGATAACATTCAACCATTTTTGTTCAAATTTTATGATAGCCAAATTGCTTTAGCTCATAATGGTAACTTAACGAATGCGAAAACCTTGCGTCGTGAATTAGAGAAAGATGGTGCGATTTTTCACTCTAATTCAGATACTGAAATTTTGATGCATCTCATTCGTAGAAGTCAACAGCCAACGCTTAATGGTCAGTTAAAAGAAGCCTTGAATCAAGTAAAAGGTGGTTTTGCGTACCTGTTAATTACTGAGGATGCTATTGTAGCAGCGCTTGATCCAAATGGCTTTCGACCATTATCAATTGGACAGATGAAAAATGGGGCGTATGTGATTGCTTCGGAAACGTGTGCTTTAGAAGTGAGTGGCGCAGCATTTGTTCGTGATGTCCAACCTGGGGAGTTGGTCATCATTAACGAAGAAGGCATTACGATTGAACAATATACAACAGAAACACAACATGCAATTTGCGCAATGGAATACATTTATTTTGCACGACCGGATTCTAATATTGCTAGAGTCAATGTGCATACAGCAAGGAAAGAAATGGGACGACGTTTAGCACAAGAAGCACCTGTTGAAGCAGATATGGTGATAGGTGTACCCAACTCATCTCTGTCTGCTGCTAGTGGTTATGCAGAATATTCAGGTATTCCTTATGAATTAGGATTAGTTAAAAATCAATATGTTGCTCGAACGTTTATTCAGCCAACACAAGAATTACGTGAACAAGGCGTTCGTATGAAGTTGTCAGCAGTTCGTGGTGTTGTTGAAGGAAAACGGGTTATTTTAGTGGACGATTCTATCGTTCGTGGAACGACGAGTCGACGGATTGTGAATTTATTGAAAGAAGCGGGAGCAAAAGAAGTTCATTTACGAATTGCTTCACCACCATTGAAATATCCTTGTTTTTATGGCATTGATATTCAAACTCGTAAAGAACTAATTGCTGCGAATCATTCAATTGAAGAAATTAAAGAGTGTGTCAAATCTGATACCTTGGCTTTTTTGAGTGAACAGGGGTTAATTGATTCTATTGGTTTAACATTTGATGCACCTTATTCTGGACTGTGTATGGCGTATTTTAACGGGGATTATCCAACGCCACTGTATGATTACGAAGAACAATACCAAGCATCATTACAAGAGCAAACATCATTTTTTTAA